The Novosphingobium sp. G106 DNA segment GCGCAGCTCGACGCCCGAATAAGTCCAGTCGAAACGGAACGTCCGTTTGATCGCCGAGACTTCCTGGCGGCCGACCAATGTATGGAGAACGCCGGTCACCTCCGAGGTCAGACCAGCCGGATCAACCTTCATCCCCTCGATCGTAAAATACTGGGCGACGCTCGATCCGCGCTGGTCATTGGCGATCTTGAGCAGCTCGCCCTTGAGCTTGCCATAGGCCGAGGGGTGCGTGATCTTGAGAACGGATTCGATCCAGTACTCGAGGTTCTGCGGCGTACGGTTGAACATGAGCACCGAGGCATCGCGCGTGACGAGCTCGAGGTACTGCCGGCTGACGCCCTGGCTCGAGATGGTGAGCGGATTGGTCAGAACCGGCTGCAGGACGACTTCGCGGTCCTTCGACGCAGCGCCGACAAGGGCGAAGAGCGCGATGACGCCGAGGCTCGCGCAGGCGACAACGAGCATGTTCCGCTGCTTGAGGACACGCTGCGCCTGCGCCTGGCTATAACCGACTTCCATGGCCCTACCCCGCCATCAAGCGAAGATGCGAAGGCGGGACGGTGCGGACGCCGGTCACGCCGGGCGGCAGATGCCAGTAGGCCATGTGAAGAAGCCAAGATCCGGCGCGCCCCGCTTTTGCCTTACGAAGGACCCACCAACCCAAGGTTCCGAACACGATTCCAAACAGGATATGCTGCGTCAGAATGCCGATGACGAAGGGCCCGGCCATGGCGATGAACTCGTCCATGGTCCAAAGGCCGATCCTCTCGGGCTCATCCAACTTGCCCGGTATGACGTAGCGATCCATCACCGCCCCAACCCCTCTGATCGCCGCGGCAAGGTCCCAACGGACGGTGCGCGCGGCGGCCTGATGCTCAGATCAATTTGGTCAGATCACCGCTGTGATCACGGAGGTGACGATCGGAATTCCTGTGCCGACACCGACGCCCACGCCGACGGGAATCGCGATCTGCGCGAGGCTGAAGCGGCCCGACGCCAGGCCGACGAGACCGCCCGCAAGCGAGATCAGGGTGATGATCTTGCCGCCCGAGCCTTCGAGGAAGCCGCTGAATTTCTGGAATGCGGTATCGAACGTCGTGTCGGTG contains these protein-coding regions:
- a CDS encoding type IV conjugative transfer system protein TraE is translated as MEVGYSQAQAQRVLKQRNMLVVACASLGVIALFALVGAASKDREVVLQPVLTNPLTISSQGVSRQYLELVTRDASVLMFNRTPQNLEYWIESVLKITHPSAYGKLKGELLKIANDQRGSSVAQYFTIEGMKVDPAGLTSEVTGVLHTLVGRQEVSAIKRTFRFDWTYSGVELRLVGFGAVVPPGEVSKSAAPTPTESTEALQ
- the traL gene encoding type IV conjugative transfer system protein TraL; protein product: MDRYVIPGKLDEPERIGLWTMDEFIAMAGPFVIGILTQHILFGIVFGTLGWWVLRKAKAGRAGSWLLHMAYWHLPPGVTGVRTVPPSHLRLMAG
- a CDS encoding TrbC/VirB2 family protein translates to MATTMERDARLAVLLPYLLLAAVALLVLAGPAFAGTDTTFDTAFQKFSGFLEGSGGKIITLISLAGGLVGLASGRFSLAQIAIPVGVGVGVGTGIPIVTSVITAVI